The Candidatus Saccharibacteria bacterium sequence ATGCGCGAGATTAAAGATCTGTATGATCCTCAAAATATCTTTAATCCTCACAAAAAGACCGACGCTGATTGGGATTACAGCTTTACGCATATCCGCGAGCATTTCTAGAAGATACGGAATAAAAATAACGCCTAGCAAGAGGCGTTATTTTTTATAGGTATTTAACGGTTAAATATTAACAGGAACGACAACGACGTTATCGCTTAAAAGGTGGTTCTCGACAGTATTGTTCGAGTTGGTAGTGTTTCCAGAGTTGACGGCAGTGTTAACTGTATTGTTCGAGTTAGTGTTGGTCGTGGTGTTCGTTGTGGTGTTGGTGATAGTCGTTGGAACGACAGTAGTGTTACCAGAGTTAACTGCAGTGTTGTTGTTCGAGTTAAGGTTGACGGTGTTGTCTTTTACAATGATTGGATTATGACTGTTTTTACTGTTGTCGTTGAAACTGTCTTTAATTTTAACGACGGTTTTGTGGTGAATTTCGGTGTTGGTGATTTTGTTGTTCGTTGTCGTGTTGCTGACATTCGAACTATTGAAAGAGTGGTTGGCTGATACGGGTGGCGCCACGTAGGCAACCGAATACGCGCTTTGCATAAGAGGTGCTGCCACAGAAGTAGCTGCGACAGGTGTTGCTGAAGCGGCCGCTGTTGCTGGCGCGCTGTTTTTTGCCGCTGCCGACGTATCAACGCACGACGATGCGGTTTGAGATGTTGGAGATGAATTCTGAACGTTCGATGCAAGCGCACCGGCAATTTCGCCTCGCATAAGTGTCATAATAATAACAGTCGATAAAATAACGGCAGCCGTAATAGATACGAATATTGTTGCACCCATCATCATAAGTTGCTGACGGTTGTCTTGGTAATTAGATTGTTGCATGGTTTTGCCCCCCATTTATTTAATTGTGACGAACTCCACAGTTCTATTTCCATCATATTCCAATTAAACCTTAAGCAAAATAAAAGGCGTTGTAGTATTGTCATCAGCTGCTAGCACTCTAGACACCCAAGTGCTAATTCGATACAATAAATACAGATGAGCAAACGTGATTATTATGATATTTTAGGGGTCACCAAAAGTGCGAGCGCCGACGAAATAAAAAAGGCGTTTCGCAAGGCTGCCGTAAAACATCACCCAGATAAAGAGGGTGGTGACGAGACGAAATTCAAAGAAGTCAACGAAGCCTACGAAGTACTAAAAGACCAGCAAAAGCGCCAACGCTACGATCAGTTTGGCCATGCTGGTGTTGGTGGCGATTCCGGTGGCGCAGGAGCTGGTGGGTTTGCTGGCGGCAATCCATTTGGTGGCGGCTTTGGCGGACAGAACGTTCACTTTGATTTTGGCGACGGTGGTCTTGGTGATATATTTGGCCAGTTCTTTGGCGGCGGTGCCCAGCAGCAGCGAGGTCCAAAGCGCGGCCGTGATGTCGAAACGACGCTCTCGCTCACCTTTGAGCAGGCAATTTTTGGCATGGAAGAAAAAATCGAGCTCGATATGGACGACGAATGCTCGCATTGCCATGGCTCTACAGTAGAGCCTGGCCACAGCATGAAAACCTGTCCTACCTGTAAGGGCGCAGGGCAGCAAAACCGTGTTATGAATACGATTTTTGGCCAAAT is a genomic window containing:
- the dnaJ gene encoding molecular chaperone DnaJ, yielding MSKRDYYDILGVTKSASADEIKKAFRKAAVKHHPDKEGGDETKFKEVNEAYEVLKDQQKRQRYDQFGHAGVGGDSGGAGAGGFAGGNPFGGGFGGQNVHFDFGDGGLGDIFGQFFGGGAQQQRGPKRGRDVETTLSLTFEQAIFGMEEKIELDMDDECSHCHGSTVEPGHSMKTCPTCKGAGQQNRVMNTIFGQIQQAVTCETCRGTGSVPEKTCTVCKGKGTERRKQKMTLKVPAGIDDGSTIRLKERGEAVAGGARGDLYVHIRVKAHKKFTREGDIILSEEHISMVDAALGTEIEVDTVDGSVRMKIPAGTQSGTDFKLSSHGVPHMRGSSRGAHIVSVIVDIPTKLSKKQKTLLEEFKNAKRTSIF